Proteins co-encoded in one Nitrospirota bacterium genomic window:
- a CDS encoding SRPBCC family protein, whose product MKWIVGLGIGLVVLIGVVVGVGALLPEKHRASESSRFRVGAEQLWEIITNFGAYSTWRSGLSGVERLPDMNGHPVWKETDSHNEGIPYETVESVPNKRLVRRIADPNLPFGGTWTFDLETTPEGVTLTIVEDGEVYNPIFRFVSRFIMGHTKNIHGYLSDLQAKVAGKAK is encoded by the coding sequence ATGAAATGGATAGTTGGTTTGGGTATTGGGCTTGTTGTTCTTATCGGCGTGGTTGTCGGTGTTGGTGCGTTACTGCCAGAAAAGCATCGTGCCAGTGAGTCGTCCCGTTTTCGCGTCGGAGCCGAACAACTGTGGGAGATCATCACGAATTTTGGCGCTTACTCAACATGGCGTAGTGGCCTTAGTGGGGTCGAGCGTCTACCCGATATGAATGGACATCCCGTATGGAAAGAAACCGATTCCCACAATGAAGGCATTCCCTACGAAACGGTAGAGTCCGTGCCCAACAAACGCCTCGTGAGGCGAATTGCAGATCCAAACCTGCCTTTTGGCGGTACTTGGACGTTCGATCTTGAAACCACCCCAGAGGGCGTTACTCTCACTATTGTCGAAGACGGTGAGGTATACAACCCCATATTTCGTTTTGTCTCTCGGTTCATTATGGGTCACACCAAGAACATTCATGGTTACCTGAGCGATTTGCAAGCAAAGGTAGCGGGCAAAGCAAAATGA
- a CDS encoding diguanylate cyclase has translation MSSESLTSGQWKPLQEGLAKAMGLALLSYAPTRAVDLSRTVCEPSQDNPICRLLQEKYGQRAQCDAHCGRQVAQALATGRGASFTCHASLHAFTVPVTDEQGVQMVLLGGKAFSTYEDFFQFRETAQRYGMDAATLLTLVKEIQFKEPPFLESAAALVDTIARSLIRSLTSREREEATAARLMTLFSIGAELRNQLDPASLFRLVLSTVGVLFNANTALILAVDASGQRYEVIDGFGVKRDALRRYAPPVHKGLLARFRETRAHVWCDVHFELLQAGLPADVTSVHLFPLAKDGHMALAVIDTRLAGDDVKVLSAFCELFAVILENERLRSQVKDRQQGLVSLTELMRKSVSTLAVSDLFQVILERSTEYVEAEQGSVMLLDEDRKELVVQAIKGLNPKILESVRVRPGEGISGMVFAEGKPLLVADLETDVRVLREKRPRYRTRSFISLPLRSNGETIGVLNVADKASGDPFTPYDLDLLTSIATYTTVAMQRSEYYHRSEELKRISITDSLTGLLNRRYFQERLAEEIERFKRHKLPFSLIMMDIDDFKRLNDTHGHVVGDDALATTAKAIRSSIRAIDVAARYGGEEFTVILPQTSKKDARTMALRIGRAVARTPIATPKGDTAYLTLSLGVASFPDDAQALEDLLRHADQALYEAKRRGKNQAVVYEHPAPPRGS, from the coding sequence ATGAGTAGTGAATCGCTGACGTCCGGCCAGTGGAAGCCCCTTCAAGAGGGTCTGGCCAAGGCCATGGGCTTGGCCCTGCTCAGCTACGCCCCGACTCGCGCGGTGGACCTCAGCCGCACGGTCTGCGAACCCAGCCAAGACAATCCCATCTGCCGGTTGCTACAAGAGAAGTACGGCCAGCGGGCCCAGTGCGACGCGCATTGCGGCCGCCAGGTCGCCCAGGCATTGGCCACGGGACGCGGCGCCAGCTTTACCTGCCACGCGAGCCTGCACGCCTTTACCGTGCCGGTGACCGATGAGCAGGGCGTGCAGATGGTGTTGCTGGGCGGGAAAGCGTTCTCGACTTACGAAGACTTCTTTCAGTTCCGCGAAACCGCCCAACGCTATGGGATGGACGCGGCCACCCTATTGACCTTGGTCAAAGAGATCCAGTTCAAAGAGCCGCCGTTTCTGGAATCCGCGGCCGCGCTGGTGGACACGATCGCGCGCTCCCTGATCCGCAGCCTCACCTCGCGGGAACGCGAAGAAGCCACGGCCGCGCGGCTCATGACGCTCTTTTCCATCGGCGCGGAGCTGCGTAACCAGCTCGATCCGGCCTCGCTCTTTCGGCTGGTGCTCAGCACGGTCGGCGTGTTGTTCAACGCCAACACCGCCCTGATTCTGGCGGTGGACGCGAGCGGCCAGCGGTACGAGGTGATCGACGGCTTCGGCGTCAAGCGCGACGCGCTGCGGCGCTACGCTCCCCCGGTGCACAAGGGCCTCCTGGCCCGGTTTCGCGAGACGCGCGCCCACGTGTGGTGCGACGTGCACTTCGAACTGCTCCAGGCCGGGCTCCCGGCCGATGTCACGTCGGTCCATCTCTTCCCGTTGGCCAAAGACGGCCACATGGCGCTGGCCGTGATCGACACCCGGCTCGCAGGCGACGACGTGAAGGTCCTGAGCGCGTTCTGCGAATTGTTCGCGGTGATTCTGGAAAACGAGCGGCTGCGCTCGCAGGTCAAGGACCGCCAACAGGGGCTGGTCTCGCTCACCGAGCTCATGCGCAAATCAGTCTCCACGCTTGCGGTCAGTGACCTGTTCCAAGTTATCTTGGAACGCTCGACCGAATACGTGGAGGCCGAGCAGGGCTCGGTCATGTTGTTGGACGAAGACCGCAAGGAGCTGGTGGTGCAGGCCATCAAGGGCCTCAACCCCAAGATCCTGGAGAGCGTGCGCGTTCGCCCGGGCGAAGGCATCTCCGGGATGGTGTTCGCCGAGGGGAAACCCCTGCTAGTTGCGGACTTGGAAACCGACGTGCGCGTGCTGCGGGAAAAGCGGCCGCGGTACCGCACGCGCTCGTTCATCAGCCTGCCGCTGCGCTCCAACGGCGAGACCATCGGCGTGCTCAACGTGGCGGACAAGGCGAGCGGCGATCCGTTCACGCCGTACGACCTGGACCTTCTTACGTCCATCGCCACCTATACCACGGTGGCGATGCAGCGCTCCGAGTATTACCACCGCTCCGAGGAACTCAAGCGCATCTCGATCACGGATTCCCTCACCGGCCTGCTGAACCGGCGCTACTTTCAGGAACGGTTGGCCGAGGAGATCGAGCGCTTCAAGCGGCACAAGCTGCCGTTCTCGCTCATCATGATGGACATCGACGATTTCAAGCGACTCAACGACACCCACGGTCACGTGGTGGGCGACGACGCCCTGGCCACCACCGCGAAAGCCATTCGCAGTTCCATCCGCGCCATCGACGTGGCCGCGCGCTACGGCGGCGAGGAGTTCACCGTGATCCTGCCCCAGACCTCCAAGAAAGACGCCCGCACTATGGCGCTTCGTATCGGCCGCGCCGTGGCCCGCACCCCCATCGCCACCCCCAAAGGCGACACCGCCTACCTCACCCTGAGCCTCGGCGTGGCCAGCTTCCCCGACGACGCCCAAGCCCTCGAAGATTTACTGCGCCACGCGGACCAAGCCTTGTACGAGGCCAAACGCCGTGGGAAAAACCAGGCCGTGGTCTACGAGCACCCCGCGCCACCGCGGGGATCCTGA
- a CDS encoding FxLYD domain-containing protein, whose amino-acid sequence MGQLLKAGLKKVGAGLLYGIGFGVSAGLIMKFIFDSMTPSFDPTRIDQVSVTGHEEVKRDGEVFFLGTLENHNSGPVRIVKIQVDLFDKQGKLVDICEEHVRGPLKPAESANFKVPCGSKGKPVVEHDSYKIHPVGLL is encoded by the coding sequence GTGGGGCAACTTCTTAAGGCAGGGCTGAAGAAGGTTGGGGCTGGCCTCCTTTATGGCATTGGCTTTGGCGTGTCGGCGGGACTCATTATGAAATTCATCTTTGACTCGATGACGCCTTCTTTCGACCCTACACGAATTGATCAGGTGAGTGTTACAGGACACGAGGAGGTAAAGAGAGACGGGGAAGTATTCTTCCTCGGAACACTTGAGAACCACAATTCAGGTCCTGTGCGGATCGTGAAAATCCAAGTCGACTTGTTCGACAAGCAGGGGAAACTTGTCGATATATGCGAGGAACATGTTCGCGGCCCTCTCAAGCCGGCAGAGTCGGCGAATTTCAAAGTACCTTGTGGCTCTAAGGGAAAGCCTGTCGTTGAGCACGACAGCTACAAAATCCACCCTGTAGGGCTGCTGTGA
- a CDS encoding integron integrase, with translation MPDLTGSQQPKLLDEVRKFLRLHHYSIHTERSYVDWVLRFVRFHRMRSRQDLVPAEPKIEAFLTDLAVRGNVAPATQNQAMNALVFLYKRVLNQALDGRIDAVRADKKITVPVVMTRDEVGAVLSLMDGTAQLVAKLLYGSGLRIMEAVRLRVKDIDVQMKQVTVRSGKGDKDRVTTFSATLGPLLQNHLAGVKTMHQRDLAHGHGEAYLPHALARKYPTAAREWGWQYVFPARNLSVDPRSGVTRRHHVDPSVVNKAIKTAVRRAGLTKQVSAHTFRHSFATHLLQRGTDIRTIQHLLGHTDVSTTMIYTHILQQGGQGVPSPLDDLGVQSS, from the coding sequence ATGCCTGACCTGACGGGAAGTCAACAACCCAAGCTCCTCGATGAAGTTCGGAAATTTCTCCGGCTTCACCACTATTCCATTCACACCGAACGATCCTACGTGGATTGGGTCCTACGGTTTGTCCGGTTTCACCGGATGCGCTCACGCCAGGACCTTGTTCCCGCGGAACCGAAGATCGAAGCGTTTCTGACAGACTTGGCGGTGCGGGGCAACGTCGCTCCCGCCACTCAAAATCAGGCGATGAATGCCCTGGTGTTTCTTTACAAGCGCGTCCTTAACCAGGCCCTAGACGGCCGCATCGATGCTGTTCGTGCCGACAAGAAGATCACGGTTCCCGTGGTCATGACACGCGACGAAGTCGGCGCCGTGCTGTCGCTCATGGACGGAACCGCCCAGTTGGTCGCCAAGCTCCTCTATGGGAGCGGCCTGCGGATCATGGAGGCGGTCCGGCTCCGGGTCAAGGATATCGACGTGCAGATGAAGCAAGTCACGGTCCGTTCCGGTAAGGGTGACAAGGATCGCGTGACCACCTTTTCCGCCACTCTGGGGCCCTTACTCCAGAACCATTTGGCCGGCGTCAAGACGATGCATCAGCGGGACCTGGCGCACGGGCACGGCGAGGCGTATCTCCCCCATGCGCTGGCGCGGAAATACCCGACCGCGGCCAGAGAGTGGGGCTGGCAGTATGTCTTCCCGGCCCGGAATCTCTCGGTTGACCCTCGTTCCGGCGTCACCCGTCGCCACCACGTGGATCCCAGCGTCGTCAACAAGGCCATCAAGACGGCGGTTCGCCGCGCCGGGTTAACCAAGCAGGTCAGCGCGCATACCTTTCGGCATTCCTTCGCCACCCACTTGCTTCAACGCGGAACCGACATCCGGACCATTCAGCACCTGCTGGGGCACACCGATGTCTCCACCACCATGATCTACACCCATATCCTGCAGCAAGGCGGTCAGGGCGTTCCGAGTCCGTTGGACGATCTTGGGGTGCAATCGTCCTAG
- a CDS encoding SRPBCC domain-containing protein, which translates to MNSFTVNKSIYIDAKPEAVFDALTSSDAIVNYFPVKKVTSEWKLGGEVLLDGEIDGKPFRDHGVIEALSRPTQFKYSYWSDNHGTERTLENHLAISYRLSPQRNGTQLDLEHSNLRSEQMLAIMETVWDSLLNSLRKYVEHRT; encoded by the coding sequence ATGAATAGCTTCACCGTCAACAAAAGCATTTATATCGACGCAAAACCTGAAGCAGTATTCGATGCGCTTACTTCTTCAGACGCTATTGTCAATTACTTCCCTGTCAAGAAGGTTACGTCTGAATGGAAACTGGGCGGTGAGGTGTTGTTGGACGGCGAGATCGACGGAAAGCCGTTCAGAGATCATGGAGTAATTGAGGCTTTGTCACGTCCCACACAATTCAAATATTCCTATTGGAGCGACAATCACGGCACGGAAAGAACCTTGGAGAATCATTTAGCGATCAGCTATCGTTTGTCACCACAACGAAACGGAACGCAACTGGACCTTGAGCACAGCAACCTAAGGTCCGAGCAAATGCTCGCAATCATGGAAACGGTCTGGGATTCTCTGCTAAACAGCCTCAGGAAATACGTTGAACATCGCACATAA
- the uvrB gene encoding excinuclease ABC subunit UvrB translates to MLDRPPINGNPFKLVSDFSPKGDQTAAINALAERFQDGSRHEVLLGVTGSGKTFTMANVIARLNRPTLVLVHNKTLAAQLYHEFKTFFPENAVGYFVSYYDYYQPEAYLPQTDTYIEKDTKINDAIDRMRHAATSSLFERNDVVIVASVSCIYGLGSPEAYHGMLIPLETGMRISREELLSRLVEIQYERNDVDFHRGTFRVRGDVIDVFPAAAEAHSIRIELWGDQIEALSELDPLTGRVLRQVTKAPIYPGSHYVIPPDRLDRALAGIETELAERIAYFKQRNQLIEAQRIEQRTHFDLEMIREIGFCQGIENYSRHLSGRAPGEPPPTLIDYFPKDFLLIVDESHVTIPQVGGMYEGDRSRKKNLVEYGFRLPSAFDNRPLMFAEFERLLNQIMYVSATPGTYELEKTRGKVVEQLIRPTGLLDPQIEVRPATGQVDNLLGEIKQRVERRERVLVTTLTKRMAEDLTDYYRDVGIRVRYLHSEVDTLERMEIIRELRLGKFDVLVGINLLREGLDIPEVSLVAILDADKEGYLRSRTSLVQTAGRAARHVNGRVIMFADAMTGSMKWAIDETTRRRTTQEAYNREHDVTPTSIQKEIPRTLYEVSEADYVTVPIAAEPTAPYVPPDELPALLKTLERQMKDAAKRLDFETAAQLRDRIEALKESALAT, encoded by the coding sequence ATGCTGGACCGACCGCCCATCAACGGAAATCCTTTCAAACTCGTTTCAGATTTTTCACCCAAAGGCGACCAGACCGCGGCGATCAACGCCCTGGCCGAGCGATTCCAGGACGGGTCGCGCCACGAGGTCCTCCTGGGCGTCACGGGGTCGGGCAAGACCTTTACCATGGCCAACGTGATCGCCCGGCTCAACCGGCCGACCCTGGTGCTCGTGCACAACAAGACCCTGGCCGCCCAGCTCTACCATGAATTCAAAACGTTCTTCCCCGAGAACGCGGTGGGGTACTTTGTCAGCTACTACGATTATTACCAGCCCGAGGCGTACCTGCCGCAGACCGACACGTACATCGAGAAAGACACCAAGATCAACGACGCCATCGACCGGATGCGGCACGCGGCCACCAGCTCGTTGTTCGAGCGCAACGACGTGGTGATCGTGGCGTCGGTGTCGTGTATCTACGGATTGGGCTCGCCCGAAGCCTACCACGGGATGTTGATCCCGCTCGAGACCGGCATGCGGATCAGCCGGGAGGAGCTCCTGAGCCGGCTGGTGGAGATCCAGTACGAGCGCAACGACGTGGACTTTCACCGCGGGACCTTCCGCGTGCGCGGCGACGTGATCGACGTGTTCCCGGCCGCGGCCGAGGCGCACTCGATCCGCATCGAGCTGTGGGGCGATCAGATCGAAGCCCTGTCCGAGCTCGACCCCCTGACCGGCCGGGTCTTGCGCCAGGTGACCAAGGCGCCGATCTACCCCGGCAGCCACTACGTGATCCCGCCGGACCGGTTGGACCGCGCCCTGGCCGGGATCGAAACCGAGCTGGCTGAGCGCATCGCGTACTTCAAGCAACGCAATCAACTGATCGAAGCCCAGCGCATCGAGCAGCGCACGCACTTTGACCTGGAAATGATCCGCGAAATCGGATTCTGCCAGGGGATCGAGAACTACTCGCGCCACCTCTCGGGCCGCGCCCCCGGCGAGCCGCCGCCCACCCTGATCGACTACTTCCCCAAGGACTTTCTGCTGATCGTGGATGAAAGCCACGTGACGATTCCGCAGGTCGGCGGCATGTACGAGGGCGACCGCTCGCGCAAGAAGAACCTGGTGGAATACGGGTTTCGCCTGCCCTCGGCCTTCGACAACCGCCCGCTCATGTTCGCGGAGTTCGAGCGGCTCCTCAATCAGATCATGTACGTCTCGGCCACGCCCGGGACCTACGAGCTGGAGAAGACCCGCGGCAAGGTGGTGGAGCAGTTGATCCGGCCCACCGGGTTGCTCGATCCCCAGATCGAAGTCCGGCCGGCCACGGGCCAGGTGGACAATCTCTTGGGCGAGATCAAGCAGCGCGTCGAACGCCGCGAGCGCGTGCTGGTCACCACGCTGACCAAACGCATGGCCGAGGATTTGACCGACTACTATCGCGACGTGGGCATCCGCGTCCGATACCTGCACTCGGAGGTGGACACCCTCGAACGGATGGAGATCATCCGCGAGCTGCGCCTGGGCAAGTTCGACGTGCTGGTCGGGATCAACCTGTTGCGCGAAGGGTTGGACATCCCGGAAGTGTCATTGGTGGCCATCCTGGACGCGGACAAGGAGGGCTACCTGCGCTCGCGCACGTCCCTGGTCCAGACCGCTGGCCGCGCCGCGCGCCACGTCAACGGCCGCGTCATCATGTTCGCGGACGCGATGACCGGGTCGATGAAATGGGCGATCGACGAGACCACACGCCGCCGCACCACCCAGGAGGCCTACAACCGCGAGCACGACGTGACTCCCACCTCGATTCAGAAGGAGATCCCGCGCACCCTCTACGAAGTCAGCGAGGCTGACTACGTGACGGTCCCGATCGCCGCGGAGCCCACGGCCCCGTATGTCCCTCCCGATGAGCTGCCCGCGCTGCTCAAGACCCTGGAACGCCAGATGAAAGACGCAGCGAAACGGTTGGATTTCGAAACCGCCGCGCAACTACGCGACCGGATTGAAGCGCTGAAAGAATCCGCGCTGGCGACGTAG